In the genome of Abyssalbus ytuae, the window CCAAACCCTTAACGGGTGCCGAGAAACAGCAAAAGGCACAGGAACATTTTGACCAGTGGTTTACGAGTGCCAATGATTTTTACTGGGGATTTGAGAACTATTTGAATGCTGACAAATTAAAAAATGCTGCTTTTGAACTCCACCAGGCTACCGAGCGTTATTTTCATACTACGCTGTTGGTGTTTACCGATTATAAGGCCAAGCAACACGATATAGATCTGCTAAGAAATGACGTAATCCGTTTAGACGAGCGTTTTGCCACGGTGTTCCCACAAGACACCAAAGAGGAGCGTGATCGTTTTGACCTGCTTAAGCGCGCTTATATTGATGCCCGCTACCGTATGAAAATCTATAACATTACCCGCGAAGAGCTGGAATATCTTGCTGAACGGGTGACCCTTTTAAAGGAACTGACCGAGGAGGTTTGCCGGGAAAAAATAGATAGTTTTTTGATGGAGTAAGGGTTAAGTGTTCAGTATTCAGTAGGCAGTGTCTGAATAAGGTACTTATTAACCCCCTGAAAGGGATTCTTCTTTACAGATTATTCCGTTCTGTGAAATTTTTTGGCCGATCTTCGTTGTCATTGTCGCTGTGTAGTACATACAATTACCTTCTATTTTTATTTTAGATACTACAATTCCGTTATTATCATTAATCCATTTTTTTTCTTCATCCAATTCAGATATTGAAGAATCAAAAGTCAGACGATAAGTACAATCATCAATCCATTCAATTATTTCGTGTTCAGGACTTCCGTTTCCAATCCCGTTTTTCCATTCAACTTGGGTTTTTTCTTCTCGTATAACTATGTATTTCTTTATGGCAGGATCTTTTTTAGGTATAAATTCGGAAATACTGTCATTGGAAATAATCGTATACTTTGCCGTTTCTTTAATTTCAGGAATATAAAATTGTCCAATTTTAAAATCAGAACAAGTTAACTCCTGTGCCCTTGTATAAAATCCCAACAATAAGATGGTAAAAAGTAAAAATATTGTTTTTTTCATGTTATGCCTACCTTATGAATTAAGTCGATATTAACTTTACGGCGATTAATATATGGACAAATCTACACTATTTACCTGGTTTGCTTACTAAAAAAACAGACTATAAATCCGTACTACCTGGTTTGTTGCACCTTACTTGCTCTCCAAAGTCGCTCATTTCCGGGGAAGAATAACAAAACTATATTGCGAATAGGCAGGAGACTTAGCAGCAGGGGTTTAAATACATTTTATATTTTTAAAATTATAGGCTTGTGCAACGGTTACCGTTGTTGTATGCTGGCTTTTTTTTCAGATTGCTTTTTTTAGCGATTCATAATGTTTTTCGTCAAGTTCCAAAAGATTAATAAGTTCATTGCAAGCGGTCGGCAGAACCATAATCAGTTCATCGTGTCTAGTTGCTTTTTCAAATGTTGTAAAGTGTGAGAAGTGGTTAAGAGTTTTGAAATTATTTACGTTATCCACTAATTGAACAATTCTGTTTTCTACGCTATCGGGTTCATTAGGTATTTTCATTAAGGTATATATTTCTAAAAACCTTCTTAAGGCATTTGGAATAAGTATATCATAAACATCACCACCGTTGTCAATAGCTTGTTTGTATTTATAAATGAGGCTAAAAAGATAAATATATTCTGATTTGTATCTTTTTAATGCTTTATCCAAACCTTTAAGAACAGAGTTGTCAGTGTCTATTTTTTGAACTTGATAAAATCCAAAATTTGGTATTTCCTGCTTTTCTCCGGTCGTTGGGTTCGTTATTTTTTTCCTTTTATTAAGCTGCGTTGAATCTCTTAAAAATGAGAAGAATTCAAAATTGTGAGTTGAGATAAATAATTGCTTAAAACAGTTTACAACCTTATCTGGATTATCCGCATCTATATTTTTTCTAAAAAAATAAGAGTTTATAAGAGAGTAAACTTGTGAAATATGATTGGTGTCTAAACTTGAAATTGGGTCATCAATAAAAACGATTGTCTTTTGCATTTCTTGTACACCAAGGCTTTCTAATTCTACTAAAAAATAGGAAAACGCAATTGCTGTTTTTTCTCCTTCGCTTAAATTTCGTGCTGGTCTTGTTTTACGCAAAAGAATGAATTTATCATCTTCAGTAACATCAATTTCTATATCATTTCGATTAAGAAATTTTTGTATGAATTTATTTAATTCGTCTTTCCCTTTTGTAATTGTTTTTAATGAATCAAGTTTCTCTTGTTTTAAGTTTTCTTTTATAGTGATATAGTGGGTATATAGTTTTTGCCAATTTTGTGCATTTTGACTCTTTTCTTTTTTGTCGAAATAATTTTCGTTTTTTAGGAATTTGGCAATAAGGTGCTTTTTCAACTTTTCTCTTGCTGCATCACGCTCTGTCTCAAAGTTGGATATTAAAGAATTATGAGTTTTAATAACTTCATTAACTTCCAAAAACCAATCTTCAATTTCCTTTAAGTCGTATTCAGTTTCTACTACTGAAATTTTATTAAATATGTTCCCGTCTTCTTTTCTGGTAAGCTCACTCAATAAGTGATTTAGTTCGAGTAAGTATTTTGATTTGATTGATTTATGGGATTTAATTTTTAAATCAATTGTTTCTCTCACTTTTTCTGTGAAGTCATTTTTACTTTTTGGTATCTCTATTGAATTAATCGCAGTAATTTCTTGATTAATCAAATCCCTTTGTGAAGAAATCCTATCTCTTAAATCTTTAGAAGCATTTGAAAAATAATTATTTAGAGAAGTTATTCTATCATTTGTTACTTCATTGCCACAAAAAGAACAAGTATCTGAATTTTCTTCAAATTCTAAACCATCCTTCACCCAACTGTATAAATCCTTGTTTTTTTCTAAAATGTCAATGACAACGTCCTTTGCAGGTTCTTCTAAAAGAAGGTCATTAACAGAAGTTTTGAAATCGAGTAGTTTTAATTCAATTTCGAATTCATCAAAAGGTTGAAAGTTATTAGTTGAATTTGACAATATTTTTAAATCTTCGATTTCCTTATTTTCTGAAATGATTAGTGAATCAAGATTGTCCTTTGTTATTGAACCTAAAGTTACTTTAAAATGTCCTTTGTCAAATGGAATAGTATTGTTAGAAATAATTAGTCTAATCGACTTGCTTTCTTCTCTGAATCGCCAATTTTCATATTCATTATAAGAATCAATAGGTGGTTGCGTTGAAATCTTTCTCGATTTAACGTATTCAATTATTTCTTCTAACCTTTCTATCTCACTTCGGATTGTCGTGTTTTCTCCAACGTCAAATGCGATAGGCTCTCCCAATTCAGTTCTAGAATCCCAAGTAAGCTTTGAGTCGACATATTCCTTATTGAAAATAAAAACTGTTTTGTCATAAGTGTCTAAATTGTCACTATCAAATTCTTGGTTATTTTCTTGTCGAAGTTTAAATTTTGCTTCTGGATAATCTATATGAATTGATTTATCTCTGAGAGAACAGAATATTCTCGATAAGGTGGTTTTTCCTGAATAATTCCAACCATATATAATATTTTTCTCCTTGAAATCTTGAAGAGTAGAATCTCTATTCCAATTAAAATCATTGAAAACTCCAAATTTTTCTATGGTAAGTATTCTTTCTATCATTTAGTTTTTTTTAGCTTGCATACAACGTATAAATAAAGTCAATTGAGACTTTATTATAAAAATCTATTTCCTCAGAAATACCGGCTAAAATCATTCTCCTTCAATCCCCTGGTTTATGTTTATGGGGTTTTAATTTTGGATGCTTTGGTTTATTTTCCGGCCGTACAC includes:
- a CDS encoding HEPN domain-containing protein — translated: MKEQLSHLPPHKQKELQALVEVLQKAIHKIDMIWLFGSYATGKWVEETTFENGTRFEYRSDYDILVILPYNDIKTHFKVERLIKNKLEKTGLLNTRVSIIYHTLKEVNLALSYGSYFFGDIVKEGILLIKNSKKELAKPKPLTGAEKQQKAQEHFDQWFTSANDFYWGFENYLNADKLKNAAFELHQATERYFHTTLLVFTDYKAKQHDIDLLRNDVIRLDERFATVFPQDTKEERDRFDLLKRAYIDARYRMKIYNITREELEYLAERVTLLKELTEEVCREKIDSFLME
- a CDS encoding AAA family ATPase — encoded protein: MIERILTIEKFGVFNDFNWNRDSTLQDFKEKNIIYGWNYSGKTTLSRIFCSLRDKSIHIDYPEAKFKLRQENNQEFDSDNLDTYDKTVFIFNKEYVDSKLTWDSRTELGEPIAFDVGENTTIRSEIERLEEIIEYVKSRKISTQPPIDSYNEYENWRFREESKSIRLIISNNTIPFDKGHFKVTLGSITKDNLDSLIISENKEIEDLKILSNSTNNFQPFDEFEIELKLLDFKTSVNDLLLEEPAKDVVIDILEKNKDLYSWVKDGLEFEENSDTCSFCGNEVTNDRITSLNNYFSNASKDLRDRISSQRDLINQEITAINSIEIPKSKNDFTEKVRETIDLKIKSHKSIKSKYLLELNHLLSELTRKEDGNIFNKISVVETEYDLKEIEDWFLEVNEVIKTHNSLISNFETERDAAREKLKKHLIAKFLKNENYFDKKEKSQNAQNWQKLYTHYITIKENLKQEKLDSLKTITKGKDELNKFIQKFLNRNDIEIDVTEDDKFILLRKTRPARNLSEGEKTAIAFSYFLVELESLGVQEMQKTIVFIDDPISSLDTNHISQVYSLINSYFFRKNIDADNPDKVVNCFKQLFISTHNFEFFSFLRDSTQLNKRKKITNPTTGEKQEIPNFGFYQVQKIDTDNSVLKGLDKALKRYKSEYIYLFSLIYKYKQAIDNGGDVYDILIPNALRRFLEIYTLMKIPNEPDSVENRIVQLVDNVNNFKTLNHFSHFTTFEKATRHDELIMVLPTACNELINLLELDEKHYESLKKAI